From Pongo pygmaeus isolate AG05252 chromosome 1, NHGRI_mPonPyg2-v2.0_pri, whole genome shotgun sequence, one genomic window encodes:
- the HCRTR1 gene encoding orexin/Hypocretin receptor type 1 — protein MEPSATPGAQMGVPPASREPSPVPPDYEDEFLRYLWRDYLYPKQYEWVLIAAYVAVFVVALVGNTLVCLAVWRNHHMRTVTNYFIVNLSLADVLVTAICLPASLLVDITESWLFGHALCKVIPYLQAVSVSVAVLTLSFIALDRWYAICHPLLFKSTARRARGSILGIWAVSLAVMVPQAAVMECSSVLPELANRTRLFSVCDERWADDLYPKIYHSCFFIVTYLAPLGLMAMAYFQIFRKLWGRQIPGTTSALVRNWKRPSDQLGDLEQGLSGEPQPRARAFLAEVKQMRARRKTAKMLMVVLLVFALCYLPISVLNVLKRVFGMFRQASDREAVYACFTFSHWLVYANSAANPIIYNFLSGKFREQFKAAFSCCLPGPGPCGSLKAPSPRSSASHKSLSLQSRCSVSKISEHVVLTSVTTVLP, from the exons ATGGAGCCCTCAGCCACCCCAGGGGCCCAGATGGGGGTCCCCCCTGCCAGCAGAGAGCCGTCCCCTGTGCCTCCAGACTATGAAGACGAGTTTCTCCGCTATCTGTGGCGTGATTATCTGTACCCAAAACAGTACGAGTGGGTCCTCATCGCAGCCTATGTGGCTGTGTTCGTCGTGGCCCTGGTGGGCAACACGCTGG TCTGCCTGGCCGTGTGGCGGAACCACCACATGAGGACGGTCACCAACTACTTCATCGTCAACCTGTCCCTGGCTGACGTTCTGGTGACTGCCATCTGCCTGCCGGCCAGCCTGCTGGTGGACATCACTGAGTCCTGGCTGTTCGGCCATGCCCTCTGCAAGGTCATCCCCTATCTACAG GCCGTGTCCGTGTCAGTGGCAGTGCTAACTCTCAGCTTCATCGCCCTGGACCGCTGGTATGCCATCTGCCACCCACTATTGTTCAAGAGCACAGCCCGGCGGGCCCGTGGCTCCATCCTGGGCATCTGGGCTGTGTCGCTGGCCGTCATGGTGCCCCAGGCTGCAGTCATGGAATGCAGCAGTGTGCTGCCCGAGCTAGCCAACCGCACACGGCTCTTCTCGGTCTGTGATGAACGCTGGGCAG ATGACCTCTATCCCAAGATCTACCACAGTTGCTTCTTTATTGTCACCTACCTGGCCCCACTGGGCCTCATGGCCATGGCCTATTTCCAGATATTCCGCAAGCTCTGGGGCCGCCAG ATCCCCGGCACCACCTCAGCACTGGTGCGGAACTGGAAGCGCCCCTCAGACCAGCTGGGGGACCTGGAGCAGGGCCTGAGTGGAGAGCCCCAGCCCCGGGCCCGCGCCTTCCTGGCTGAAGTGAAGCAGATGCGTGCGCGGAGGAAGACAGCCAAGATGCTGATGGTGGTGCTGCTGGTCTTCGCCCTCTGCTACCTGCCCATCAGTGTCCTCAATGTCCTTAAGAG GGTGTTCGGGATGTTCCGCCAAGCCAGCGACCGTGAAGCTGTCTACGCCTGCTTCACCTTCTCCCACTGGCTGGTGTACGCCAACAGCGCTGCCAACCCCATCATCTACAACTTCCTCAGTG GCAAATTCCGGGAGCAGTTTAAGGCTGCCTTCTCCTGCTGCCTGCCTGGCCCAGGTCCCTGCGGCTCTCTGAAGGCCCCTAGTCCCCGCTCCTCTGCCAGCCACAAGTCCTTGTCCTTGCAGAGCCGATGCTCCGTCTCCAAAATCTCTGAGCATGTGGTGCTCACCAGCGTCACCACAGTGCTGCCCTGA